One Candidatus Binataceae bacterium genomic region harbors:
- a CDS encoding LLM class flavin-dependent oxidoreductase, giving the protein MIEIGVFHNGASDLPVMRTPSGVAINDGNLAEVHESSQRGLVGQIRQGILADQLGFNYFFMTEHHFQPEGAEFSPNPLLAETAIAARTRQIRLGQAANIVTWWHPVRIAEQAAMLDVISGGRLEFGIGRGYQPREAEVFGWPFATIQDQERNRAYYQEAYEIILKAWTQPSFSYRGQFFTIPPVFTRWNHQQTIAYFESGKAGRKLDEVLSIGAPDPYGGANPVMQSATVLKELQVFPQPLQRPYPQMWEPLTTERSIKWAAERGFNGYFIVEPNSRLKKNVEIFYRESEKAGWPDRLGRGRPKYGWDAEKRRGVLTGRYIHLLLPGHNRERELKRYKEALEVQWDYYGPFGFAAVLADADEERLDPARKVDPDLLLSKEIALFGTAAEVTAQIMRIKETCGYEDFAFNAWFEKGGFATKEIEDQMQYFAEEAKPLLARACGGQVQNPSVGLSFE; this is encoded by the coding sequence ATGATTGAAATAGGTGTATTCCACAACGGCGCATCGGATCTTCCGGTCATGCGAACGCCTTCGGGCGTCGCTATCAACGACGGCAACCTCGCCGAGGTTCACGAATCCAGCCAGCGCGGGTTGGTCGGGCAGATACGGCAGGGAATTCTCGCTGACCAGCTCGGCTTCAACTATTTCTTCATGACCGAGCATCATTTTCAGCCTGAAGGTGCCGAGTTCAGCCCCAATCCACTGTTGGCGGAAACGGCGATCGCCGCGCGCACGCGCCAGATTCGTCTCGGCCAGGCCGCGAACATAGTGACCTGGTGGCATCCCGTGCGAATCGCGGAGCAGGCCGCGATGCTCGATGTCATAAGCGGCGGCAGGCTCGAATTCGGAATCGGGCGAGGATACCAGCCGCGCGAGGCTGAGGTGTTCGGCTGGCCCTTCGCGACGATCCAGGACCAGGAACGCAATCGCGCCTACTATCAGGAAGCGTATGAGATCATTCTCAAGGCCTGGACGCAGCCGTCGTTTTCCTATCGCGGACAGTTCTTCACGATTCCGCCGGTTTTCACACGCTGGAACCATCAGCAGACCATCGCATATTTCGAATCAGGAAAAGCCGGCCGCAAACTCGACGAGGTCCTGAGCATCGGCGCGCCCGATCCATACGGCGGTGCAAATCCGGTCATGCAGAGCGCGACCGTCCTGAAGGAGCTGCAAGTGTTCCCGCAGCCGCTTCAGCGGCCATACCCACAGATGTGGGAACCGCTCACGACCGAGCGCTCGATCAAATGGGCAGCCGAGCGCGGATTCAACGGATATTTCATCGTCGAGCCGAATTCGCGACTTAAGAAGAATGTTGAGATCTTCTATCGTGAGTCGGAAAAAGCCGGATGGCCTGACCGGCTCGGGCGCGGACGGCCAAAGTATGGATGGGATGCGGAAAAACGGCGCGGAGTTCTGACCGGCCGCTATATTCATCTGCTGCTGCCCGGGCACAACCGCGAGCGTGAACTTAAGCGTTATAAGGAGGCGCTCGAGGTGCAGTGGGACTACTACGGGCCGTTCGGTTTCGCAGCGGTGCTGGCCGATGCAGACGAGGAAAGACTCGACCCTGCGCGCAAGGTCGATCCCGATCTGCTACTGAGCAAGGAAATCGCGCTGTTTGGCACGGCCGCGGAAGTAACGGCGCAGATCATGCGGATCAAAGAAACCTGCGGTTACGAGGATTTCGCCTTCAACGCGTGGTTCGAGAAGGGCGGTTTTGCCACCAAGGAGATCGAAGACCAAATGCAGTACTTCGCCGAAGAGGCGAAACCGTTGCTGGCGCGCGCCTGCGGCGGCCAGGTGCAGAATCCGAGTGTGGGGTTGAGCTTCGAATAG
- a CDS encoding amidohydrolase family protein, with amino-acid sequence MEQIHNQVDEKNRYRIETPGHAGWAHTARPDDPNKYLMISADCHANEPGSLWRTRLEPKYRDRLPHVEVDAKGEKWFVAEGLGKSRVRARMIADVPRENSEDRLRGQAGADPEERIKDHIRDGIDAEIIFPNKGLMMFATKDADFGMAQCKVWNDFSREMYGKYNDFMSPAAAIMTADVDLAIEEIKRVAKIGFRFVTLPCKPIFGGHDSRDPNYNLTNYDPMWAVIQDCDLPVTFHVSTGRDPRAARKEGGAVINYVSHSLSPTIEPVASLCGSGVLERFPKLKFAAVESGIGWVPWALDAMDEACRKHHLWAYPKLKKLPSEYFRSNGAATFQEDHAGLQLAERWNLMDNFMWANDYPHAEGTWPHSAEAIEREMGHLSDEARAKILGLNAAKMFKFDVDLLLRRRKAAGARDGR; translated from the coding sequence ATGGAGCAGATTCACAACCAGGTCGATGAGAAAAATCGCTATCGGATTGAGACTCCCGGGCACGCGGGATGGGCTCACACGGCGCGACCCGACGATCCGAACAAATACTTGATGATCTCGGCCGACTGCCATGCGAACGAACCTGGCAGTCTGTGGCGCACGCGGCTCGAGCCCAAATATCGCGACCGGCTGCCGCACGTCGAGGTCGATGCCAAGGGCGAGAAATGGTTCGTCGCCGAAGGGCTGGGCAAATCGCGCGTGCGCGCGCGAATGATCGCCGACGTTCCCCGCGAGAACAGCGAGGACCGCCTGCGCGGGCAGGCCGGCGCGGATCCCGAGGAGCGAATCAAAGATCATATTCGCGATGGTATCGACGCGGAGATCATCTTCCCGAACAAGGGTCTCATGATGTTCGCCACCAAGGATGCCGACTTCGGCATGGCGCAGTGCAAGGTGTGGAACGATTTCTCGCGGGAAATGTACGGCAAATACAACGACTTCATGTCGCCGGCCGCGGCGATCATGACCGCCGATGTCGACCTGGCGATCGAGGAAATCAAGCGGGTCGCAAAAATCGGGTTTCGATTCGTGACGCTGCCCTGCAAACCGATATTCGGCGGCCATGATTCGCGCGACCCAAACTACAATCTCACCAATTACGATCCGATGTGGGCCGTCATCCAGGATTGCGACCTGCCAGTCACTTTTCATGTCTCGACCGGGCGAGACCCGCGCGCGGCGCGCAAGGAGGGTGGCGCGGTTATCAACTACGTTTCGCACTCGCTGTCACCGACTATTGAGCCGGTCGCGAGCTTGTGCGGCTCGGGAGTGTTGGAGCGATTTCCAAAGCTCAAATTTGCCGCGGTGGAGAGCGGAATCGGATGGGTCCCGTGGGCGCTGGATGCGATGGACGAAGCCTGTCGCAAACATCATCTGTGGGCTTATCCGAAGTTGAAGAAACTGCCCAGCGAATACTTTCGTAGCAACGGTGCGGCGACCTTCCAGGAGGATCACGCAGGACTCCAACTGGCCGAACGCTGGAACCTAATGGACAATTTCATGTGGGCCAATGACTATCCGCATGCAGAAGGTACCTGGCCGCATTCAGCCGAAGCGATCGAGCGCGAGATGGGACACCTGAGCGACGAGGCACGCGCCAAGATCCTCGGGCTGAACGCGGCCAAGATGTTCAAATTCGACGTTGACTTGTTGTTGAGGCGGCGCAAAGCGGCGGGCGCGAGGGACGGACGCTAG
- a CDS encoding aldo/keto reductase: MIATSPFGKTGHQSTRVIFGAAALGSMKQDRADRVLDILLESGINHIDTAAAYGDSELRIGPWMREHRKRFFLATKTGDRTYDGARASLERSLERLRVEKIDLIQLHNLVDESEWKTALGSRGALEALVEGREQGLVRFIGVTGHGSQVAAMHRRSLERFGFDSVLFPYNFTMLENPQYAADVEALLKICAERGVATQTIKSAARRRWQNGDGPKFSWYEPLRDSDALRRAVHFVLSRPGLFLNTSSDVTILRPILEAAGEAPKAPSRSEMEADVASYAMQPLFVAGVSDTI, from the coding sequence ATGATCGCGACCAGTCCGTTTGGAAAGACCGGACATCAAAGTACCCGAGTAATTTTCGGCGCTGCAGCTTTAGGGAGCATGAAGCAGGATCGCGCCGATCGCGTCCTCGACATCCTCCTGGAATCCGGAATCAATCACATCGATACCGCCGCAGCCTATGGTGATTCCGAACTGAGAATCGGACCCTGGATGCGCGAGCATCGCAAGCGCTTCTTTCTCGCGACCAAGACTGGCGATCGCACCTATGACGGCGCGCGGGCGAGTCTGGAGCGGTCGCTCGAGCGGCTGCGGGTCGAAAAAATCGACCTCATTCAGCTTCACAACCTCGTCGATGAGAGCGAGTGGAAGACTGCGCTTGGTTCGCGCGGTGCACTCGAGGCGTTGGTCGAAGGGCGGGAGCAGGGATTGGTTCGGTTTATCGGGGTGACCGGCCACGGTTCTCAGGTGGCGGCGATGCATCGCCGCAGCCTGGAGCGCTTCGGTTTCGACTCGGTTCTCTTTCCGTACAACTTCACGATGCTGGAGAATCCGCAGTATGCAGCCGACGTCGAAGCGTTGCTCAAGATTTGTGCAGAGCGAGGGGTTGCCACCCAGACCATCAAGTCCGCCGCGCGCCGACGATGGCAAAATGGCGACGGTCCAAAATTCAGTTGGTACGAGCCGCTTCGCGATAGCGATGCACTGCGGCGCGCGGTCCATTTCGTGCTGAGTCGCCCGGGCTTGTTCCTCAACACCTCGAGCGATGTAACGATCTTGCGCCCGATCCTCGAAGCGGCCGGCGAAGCACCCAAGGCTCCGTCACGGTCCGAAATGGAAGCCGACGTGGCGAGCTATGCGATGCAGCCGCTGTTCGTTGCGGGAGTTTCTGACACGATCTGA
- a CDS encoding amidohydrolase family protein gives MPYVEGQTIHDADSHIMEAPDFLDGYLAAAYRDRVDVRRWFGGPNNLLRDSMNSLRRRHDDPGWRAESAEKILLRKNYDAIGSWRREDRPAALDQLGFSSQLVFTTWFLGLMDLEYRDDPGLTHAVARAFNRAMVDFCSVDDRLLATCYVPLADFDGAQAVARDAIEAGAKGLLIPSRCPKGHSPSHIGFDPLWATAQEAGLPILFHVGGGGQLLSPDYFKNGLPAVPDFHGGDGNFRSIDYMAIPNPPMQTLGALIFDRVLDRFPRLKFGVIEQGASWLPGWMRSLDTAHSAFLKNEERLQKLSLKPSEFVRRQVRVTPYPAEDTGWIIANSGAEICMFSSDYPHVEGGRNPLKRFGASMANLSDLETRRFYRDNFVDLMGAGLPPGLR, from the coding sequence ATGCCCTATGTAGAAGGACAGACCATTCACGACGCTGACTCCCACATCATGGAGGCGCCCGACTTTCTGGATGGGTACCTCGCGGCGGCCTATCGAGACCGGGTGGATGTGCGGAGATGGTTCGGCGGACCGAACAATCTGCTCCGCGACTCAATGAATTCGCTGCGCCGCCGGCACGACGATCCCGGCTGGCGGGCCGAGAGCGCGGAAAAGATCCTGTTGCGCAAGAACTACGATGCGATTGGTTCATGGCGTCGCGAGGATCGTCCGGCCGCACTTGACCAGCTCGGGTTTTCCAGTCAGCTGGTCTTCACGACCTGGTTTCTCGGTCTGATGGACCTGGAGTACCGGGATGACCCGGGACTGACCCATGCGGTGGCGCGGGCGTTCAACCGGGCGATGGTTGATTTCTGTTCGGTCGACGACCGCCTGCTGGCGACCTGCTATGTTCCGCTGGCGGATTTTGACGGCGCGCAAGCGGTCGCGCGCGATGCGATCGAGGCGGGCGCGAAGGGTTTGCTGATTCCTTCGCGATGTCCCAAAGGACATTCGCCGAGCCATATCGGGTTCGACCCTCTGTGGGCTACGGCGCAGGAAGCAGGATTACCGATTCTGTTTCACGTAGGAGGAGGCGGGCAGCTCCTTTCCCCCGATTATTTCAAGAACGGCTTGCCAGCGGTGCCGGATTTTCATGGCGGTGACGGAAATTTCCGTTCGATCGACTACATGGCGATTCCGAATCCGCCGATGCAGACGCTCGGCGCGCTGATTTTCGATCGCGTACTGGATCGATTTCCGCGGCTCAAGTTTGGCGTGATCGAGCAGGGCGCCTCGTGGCTGCCGGGGTGGATGAGGTCGCTCGATACCGCGCACAGCGCGTTTCTCAAAAATGAGGAGCGCCTCCAGAAGCTGTCGCTCAAGCCCAGCGAATTCGTGCGCCGCCAGGTGCGAGTCACGCCCTATCCGGCCGAGGACACCGGCTGGATCATCGCCAACTCGGGAGCTGAAATCTGCATGTTTTCTTCTGACTACCCGCACGTTGAGGGTGGCCGTAATCCGCTCAAACGATTCGGGGCGTCGATGGCGAATTTATCTGACCTGGAGACCCGCCGGTTCTATCGCGACAATTTCGTTGATCTTATGGGCGCGGGCCTACCGCCGGGCCTCAGATAG
- a CDS encoding Gfo/Idh/MocA family oxidoreductase, producing the protein MPDKHPVRFGTLGAAQITPNALIKPSLEAQDAEIVAVAARDRKRAEEFAATHRIRRVHDTYQQVIDDPEVDVIYNPLPNSHHCEWTIAALRAGKHVLCEKPIASNAAEAQRMAAVARETDRFLGEAFHYRYHPLAARVREILRGGTLGRLRHLEGNFSVPLPASNIRYDWNLAGGATMDLGCYPLHMLREFSGLTPRVAKASVRIGPPNVDVTMEVELELGDGVTGRMTCSMAQDTQIGATFTARGELGELYVVNPVAPHMGNQLTLKTSSGQQQQSVAGDASYTGQLRAFIARVRGDQSAFPTDGAEGIINMRVIDDVYRAAGLPPRASAK; encoded by the coding sequence ATGCCAGACAAGCATCCGGTCCGTTTTGGCACCTTGGGTGCCGCGCAAATTACTCCCAATGCTCTGATCAAGCCGTCGCTGGAGGCACAGGACGCGGAAATCGTCGCGGTGGCGGCGCGAGATCGCAAGCGCGCCGAGGAATTTGCTGCCACCCATCGCATCCGACGGGTTCACGACACCTACCAACAGGTCATCGACGATCCGGAAGTCGACGTGATCTACAATCCACTACCCAATTCGCACCATTGCGAATGGACGATCGCCGCGTTGCGCGCCGGAAAGCACGTGCTCTGTGAAAAGCCAATAGCATCGAATGCCGCCGAGGCGCAGAGGATGGCCGCAGTGGCGCGCGAAACCGATAGATTCCTCGGCGAGGCTTTCCACTATCGCTACCATCCGCTGGCCGCGCGGGTGCGGGAGATCCTCCGGGGTGGGACGCTGGGGCGCCTGCGTCATCTGGAAGGAAACTTCTCGGTGCCGCTGCCCGCGAGCAACATCCGCTACGACTGGAATCTCGCGGGCGGCGCCACGATGGACCTGGGCTGCTATCCGTTGCACATGCTGCGCGAATTCTCCGGTTTGACACCGCGAGTCGCGAAGGCGTCCGTCCGGATTGGTCCGCCCAACGTCGACGTGACTATGGAGGTTGAGCTCGAGCTGGGTGATGGAGTGACGGGGCGGATGACGTGCTCGATGGCGCAGGACACACAGATCGGCGCGACCTTCACCGCGCGCGGCGAACTTGGCGAACTGTACGTGGTCAACCCGGTCGCGCCCCATATGGGAAATCAGCTGACTTTGAAAACCAGCTCGGGACAGCAGCAGCAGAGTGTTGCCGGTGACGCCAGCTACACCGGTCAGCTCCGGGCATTCATCGCCCGGGTACGCGGTGACCAGAGTGCGTTTCCGACGGACGGCGCCGAGGGAATCATCAATATGCGCGTCATTGACGATGTCTACCGGGCGGCCGGCCTTCCGCCGCGTGCCAGCGCAAAATGA
- the gor gene encoding glutathione-disulfide reductase codes for MATYDFDLFTFGAGSGGVRASRMAATFGAKTVVAEERYLGGTCVNVGCIPKKLLVYASEFGEGFSDAAGFGWNLGQRHLDWKALIANKDREIHRLNGVYRRLLTEAGATIIEGRATLVDAHTVSINGRHYTSKYILLATGSWPAVPDVPGSKHAITSNEAFFLEKRPERVILVGGGYIAVEFAGIFHGMGSHVTLVHRGAKLLRGFDEDLRNTLGNEMSKRGIDLRLNCTIARIEKTSDGVRAHLDSGEMVSAEIIMYATGRAPHTRGLGLEKAGVVMDGEGAIVVDAYSQSSVANIYAIGDCTNRIMLTPVAIAEGRAVAETLFNNRPMSVDYTGVPSAVFSQPNLGTVGLTENEARDQFGDIAVYKSTFRPLKHTLSGRDEMTFIKLVVDKKTDRVVGCHMIGADAGEIIQGLAIALKSNATKAQFDATIGIHPTAAEEFVTMRTSG; via the coding sequence GTGGCGACCTATGATTTCGATCTTTTTACTTTCGGCGCCGGCAGTGGTGGCGTGCGGGCGAGCCGGATGGCCGCGACCTTCGGCGCGAAAACCGTGGTCGCCGAAGAGCGATACCTGGGTGGTACATGCGTCAACGTCGGATGCATCCCCAAGAAACTGCTGGTTTACGCTTCCGAATTTGGCGAGGGATTTTCAGATGCCGCGGGCTTCGGCTGGAACCTAGGCCAGCGCCACCTCGACTGGAAGGCCTTGATTGCCAATAAGGATCGCGAGATTCATCGGCTCAATGGAGTCTATCGGCGGCTGCTAACCGAGGCCGGGGCGACGATAATCGAAGGACGCGCAACCCTGGTCGATGCGCATACGGTTTCGATAAACGGCAGGCATTACACTTCGAAGTACATTTTGCTGGCCACGGGAAGTTGGCCGGCGGTACCCGACGTCCCGGGCTCAAAGCACGCCATAACTTCCAACGAGGCATTTTTTCTGGAGAAGCGGCCGGAGCGCGTGATCCTGGTCGGCGGTGGCTACATTGCCGTCGAGTTTGCCGGCATTTTTCATGGAATGGGCAGTCACGTCACCCTGGTGCATCGAGGTGCGAAGCTGCTGCGCGGATTCGACGAAGACCTGCGCAACACGCTCGGGAACGAGATGAGCAAACGCGGGATTGATTTGCGCCTGAACTGCACTATCGCGCGAATCGAAAAGACCTCCGACGGCGTGCGCGCGCATCTGGATAGCGGCGAGATGGTCAGCGCTGAGATCATCATGTATGCGACCGGTCGCGCTCCGCACACGCGCGGTCTCGGTCTGGAAAAAGCGGGAGTAGTAATGGATGGTGAAGGAGCGATAGTAGTCGATGCTTACTCGCAGTCTTCGGTTGCGAATATTTACGCCATCGGTGACTGCACCAATCGAATCATGCTGACGCCGGTTGCGATCGCAGAGGGGCGCGCCGTGGCCGAAACCTTGTTCAACAATCGCCCGATGAGCGTCGACTATACCGGGGTCCCTTCGGCGGTCTTCAGCCAGCCCAATCTGGGCACTGTCGGCCTTACCGAAAATGAAGCGCGTGACCAGTTTGGCGATATAGCAGTCTACAAGTCCACGTTTCGTCCGCTTAAACACACGTTGAGCGGCCGCGATGAAATGACCTTCATAAAATTGGTGGTGGACAAGAAAACCGATCGCGTAGTCGGCTGCCACATGATCGGAGCTGACGCGGGCGAGATCATCCAGGGACTGGCGATCGCTCTCAAGAGTAATGCGACGAAGGCCCAGTTCGACGCGACCATCGGCATTCACCCGACCGCCGCCGAAGAGTTCGTTACGATGCGCACCTCAGGTTGA
- a CDS encoding class I SAM-dependent methyltransferase translates to MNLVHRWLCRSPGWRRTVETQLLPWSLSGIDLGGNLLEIGPGPGVTTDLLRTRVSKLTCVEIDEALAGSLSARMARTNVTVRREDATAMSLPDASFDGAVCFTMLHHVPSATLQDRLLREVARVLRPGATFAGSDSRYSLYFGALHWFDTMVVVDPETFPRRLEAAGFKDACVDLADRAFRFRARRP, encoded by the coding sequence ATGAATCTGGTACATCGATGGTTATGTCGCTCGCCCGGATGGCGGCGCACGGTTGAGACACAGCTCTTGCCTTGGTCGCTGTCGGGGATCGATCTGGGTGGCAACCTTCTGGAGATAGGTCCGGGCCCGGGGGTCACCACGGATTTGTTGCGGACCCGCGTCTCGAAGCTGACCTGTGTTGAAATTGACGAAGCTCTGGCGGGCTCTCTGTCGGCCCGGATGGCGAGAACCAATGTTACGGTGCGCCGCGAAGATGCAACCGCGATGTCTCTACCCGATGCCTCGTTCGATGGAGCGGTCTGCTTCACCATGCTGCATCACGTACCTTCCGCGACGCTCCAGGATCGGCTCTTGAGGGAGGTCGCGCGCGTCCTGCGGCCCGGAGCGACCTTCGCGGGCAGCGACAGCCGCTACAGCCTCTACTTCGGTGCGCTTCACTGGTTCGACACCATGGTGGTGGTCGATCCGGAAACCTTTCCACGCCGGCTTGAAGCGGCCGGATTCAAGGATGCATGCGTCGACCTGGCCGATCGGGCGTTTCGTTTTCGTGCCCGCCGACCTTGA
- a CDS encoding DMT family transporter, with the protein MVFGNALWAGTYAAGKTALAQLSFIELNALRFTLATLLLLPVLWTGRSIAARELSDRHSLRGLARLVVLGFVLNKAFEYAGLSLSTAVDVALLIATESIFTAVLSWIVLDEPVTPSGIAALLIGLAGGYLVVARGLVPDLSGPQGLHRIVGDLLVIFALLFEAGYTVGGKASLERIPPLLLTAFSVAGSLLVWIPAGAIAVAWYGAPQLTLSAWLAIGYMAVFATVGGYWMWFRGLRVIDASAAAPFLFIQPLLGAALGVALLGESLTWATLVGATLILSSLMIVTLGASSREAELLVSEPPQ; encoded by the coding sequence TTGGTTTTTGGCAACGCGCTGTGGGCGGGGACCTATGCGGCGGGCAAGACCGCGCTCGCGCAGCTCTCGTTCATCGAACTGAACGCGCTCCGGTTCACGCTTGCGACGCTGCTGTTGCTGCCCGTGTTGTGGACCGGGCGCAGCATTGCGGCTCGGGAGCTCTCCGATCGCCATTCGCTGCGTGGACTCGCGCGCTTGGTGGTTCTCGGTTTCGTCCTGAACAAGGCGTTCGAGTATGCAGGACTATCGCTTTCCACTGCGGTCGATGTGGCGTTGCTGATCGCGACCGAGTCGATTTTTACCGCCGTGCTCTCGTGGATCGTTCTCGATGAACCGGTGACCCCCTCGGGAATTGCAGCGCTCCTGATCGGGTTGGCGGGAGGTTACCTGGTGGTGGCCCGCGGGTTGGTTCCGGATCTCTCGGGTCCGCAGGGCCTCCACCGAATTGTGGGCGATCTGCTGGTGATATTCGCGCTGCTGTTCGAAGCCGGCTACACCGTCGGCGGTAAGGCATCCCTGGAGCGTATACCACCGCTGCTCCTGACCGCATTTTCCGTCGCGGGAAGTTTGCTGGTGTGGATACCAGCAGGAGCGATCGCGGTGGCGTGGTACGGAGCTCCCCAGCTGACGCTCTCTGCGTGGCTCGCGATCGGCTACATGGCCGTGTTCGCCACCGTCGGTGGCTACTGGATGTGGTTTCGGGGGCTCCGCGTGATCGATGCTTCGGCGGCCGCCCCGTTTCTTTTCATCCAGCCGCTGCTGGGCGCTGCACTAGGCGTGGCATTGCTGGGAGAGTCGCTTACCTGGGCAACCTTGGTCGGGGCCACTCTGATACTTTCAAGCCTTATGATCGTGACCCTCGGCGCCTCCAGCCGTGAAGCCGAACTGCTGGTATCAGAGCCGCCTCAGTGA